In Lacrimispora indolis DSM 755, a genomic segment contains:
- a CDS encoding lamin tail domain-containing protein — translation MNLRKLLSLFLSVAMCMNLLVVPGFAMKTDSNLTNGYEEEHSGGGDKKASPSEADKDIDGDIPEKMEEDTGGKGDIGDKGNTEDKGDTDAVKEEASAMETVEDKSTLADIGLADHVVISQIYGGGGNNNCIWKSDFIELYNPTDEDVSLDGWSIQWLGKSTFSAYNPVGGGQLTKLSGTIEAGGYYLIKEADGTNKDAPELPEPDAIGAIAMSATDGAAALSKDTVKLTDKNDENLVDLVGIGEAKEYETQATTPMSNSTAAIRKDPAVDTDDNRADFKIGKPEPRNSSYEEGGGTLPEETKCSTPAASPASGAVLKGTPLTFSTATSDAEIVYNTESESAGKWITYSKDDGLIIDEPVTYYVRAVKEGLEDSEIAEFSYTIREAGEVMTIKDVLALGQSTKDVTVTGELSYLATTYGNPVLQSVIDGSQYSIYIYGAAPDDARIGDILEITGDFQIRYGMPQITSTKDKAKIAAKQDEASIPPAAYTISQIKAMADTADLEKSGLINRVVLIEDVKLGKLNTSGSTPVTDATGTINIYQAAPYPEGVEEGETVDLTAMVGRYNQTIQLYTGTEEKNGFPVYYVKNDTKPPVITLGTYIDARLDQEYPISVQVRDNVGVSSVEVLFGLSEDALGKSLSMAFNQDTNNYEAVIPAENFAKGQQALYIKFKATDKTGLKAESGIVTILINDKPQVLAVTPERNKATGNVKAPEISVKLTNIGNNPSVSLTLNKADGTAIYTDQIMNLKETAADSATYAFSSKVLEDGNYNAQVTVIREDKVSYTENWKFTIGESAFTAYFGQLHGHTNYSDGSGSVKDGLNYLASIPEEDNVQFVSFTDHSNYFDTKDAPNPKEALNDSSLMTPESRAIWEEYREQTRLFNETSSRKALSGFEMTWSGGPGHINTFGSSGLVSRNNTTLNDKKNDAGMKAYYDILTADPDPLANLSQFNHPGKTFGTFSDFAYYTPARDAKMVLVEVGNGEGSIGSGGYFPSYNEYTKALDKGWHLAPANNQDNHKGRWGNANTARTVILTDDLSETGILNALKDMHVYATEDKNMNIMYTLNDQLMGSILDVSDDVKTLNISVSVDDPDPSDVIKSVEVVTNGGAIAGKKEGTGNSGEFTFELPAKKGYYYIRVTQADKNIAVTAPVWYGSAAKAGISSFTCDTEVPVTGEPVKFTVTAFNNEESDAVLTGLTFKTGDKVLASEDLNVNLKSFGTHTVNKEFILDKVGANEIEVTAQMELEGDKKTFSFTLEIEVRDSSKMKYFGIDASHYNEYVNGNYKDSMGNFTALAGDYNIRMVTLNTSGELMAALKDDKYVGLLLNAPSRRDGTKLREDYKNYTEEELEAVRTFAQKGDKTIMVCAWSDTYEAYDGFIGDKSKAEDHMSAQQNKILEALGSAFRFADDELQCTSSNDGRVIGILGKDYNQLNPYMAGVDAGLKFNTYGNADIYAVDEGGNPVSDSAMLPTGAAALVYAPADTKSLDKDGVGLSGDALTKLDGSFVLAATQELYFSDGVSSTLYLSGCSTMSDFQLTFDSAATNDYSNYQIMANLLDKTNQLQITPIEEVQAAGEGERFVIEGIATSNASGYDKDTAFFDSIYVQDETGGINLFPVSGDIRAGQTIRVFGKTSSYQGERQLAVEKLMVIDTDIKELPEPVKETTKEAYEGKNLGSLVTVSGRVISIDAPNNLVETIMLQDQSGKPARIFIDGYITKDKVIKGLETGAYMSAAGLSSRTVIGDSEDSVARIRIRDRDDVKLAEEPEIPEKPEIPEKPEIPEKPEIPEKPDIPENPDRPSSSDREEDSGTDTKSHLSNSSVEWKQNARGWQAVKKDGTYAKNEWYQCSYHGQVSWYRFDADGYMISGWYLDEDGSWYYMSENHDGTYGAMVMGWRWINGKCYYLNPDIQAAQYKYGAMLKSTITPDGYAVNANGEWIVDGVVQIK, via the coding sequence ATGAACTTAAGGAAGCTGTTAAGTTTGTTTCTGTCAGTCGCCATGTGTATGAATTTGTTAGTTGTACCTGGCTTTGCGATGAAGACAGATTCGAACCTGACAAACGGGTATGAGGAGGAACATTCCGGCGGGGGAGATAAGAAAGCCAGCCCCAGTGAGGCAGACAAGGACATTGATGGGGACATTCCTGAAAAGATGGAAGAAGATACAGGCGGCAAGGGAGATATAGGCGATAAGGGAAATACGGAGGATAAAGGAGATACGGACGCTGTAAAAGAGGAAGCCAGTGCTATGGAAACTGTAGAAGATAAGTCCACACTTGCGGACATCGGCCTGGCAGACCACGTAGTGATCAGTCAGATATATGGCGGAGGAGGCAATAATAATTGTATATGGAAAAGTGATTTTATTGAACTGTACAATCCTACAGATGAAGATGTGAGCCTGGATGGGTGGTCAATACAGTGGCTGGGGAAAAGCACGTTCAGCGCCTATAATCCTGTAGGCGGCGGCCAGCTGACAAAACTTTCAGGGACCATCGAAGCCGGTGGCTACTACCTGATAAAGGAAGCAGATGGAACGAATAAAGATGCGCCGGAACTTCCGGAACCTGACGCTATAGGTGCTATTGCAATGTCTGCAACCGATGGGGCAGCGGCATTGTCCAAAGACACCGTGAAATTAACAGATAAAAACGATGAGAATCTCGTAGATTTAGTAGGAATTGGCGAAGCAAAGGAGTATGAGACCCAAGCAACCACCCCAATGTCAAATTCTACAGCCGCCATCCGCAAGGACCCGGCAGTGGATACCGACGACAACAGAGCTGATTTTAAGATTGGTAAGCCTGAGCCCCGCAACAGCTCCTATGAGGAAGGCGGCGGGACCTTGCCGGAAGAAACGAAATGCAGCACGCCTGCTGCATCACCGGCGTCCGGAGCGGTACTAAAAGGTACGCCGCTCACATTTTCTACGGCAACATCAGATGCTGAGATCGTGTATAATACAGAGTCTGAATCTGCCGGAAAATGGATCACATATTCAAAGGATGACGGACTGATCATTGATGAACCGGTTACATATTATGTTCGTGCAGTTAAGGAAGGCCTGGAGGACAGTGAAATAGCTGAGTTTTCCTATACAATCCGTGAAGCCGGCGAAGTGATGACGATTAAAGATGTGCTTGCCCTGGGCCAGAGCACAAAGGATGTGACCGTTACAGGGGAATTGTCATATCTGGCCACCACATATGGAAATCCGGTGCTCCAGTCCGTGATAGATGGCAGCCAGTACAGCATCTATATTTATGGAGCGGCACCGGATGACGCCAGGATAGGTGATATACTGGAAATCACGGGGGATTTCCAGATCCGCTATGGTATGCCTCAGATAACATCCACAAAAGATAAAGCAAAAATTGCTGCTAAGCAGGATGAAGCATCCATACCGCCTGCGGCGTATACCATCAGTCAGATAAAAGCCATGGCAGATACCGCTGATTTGGAGAAAAGCGGACTGATTAACAGAGTTGTTCTCATAGAGGATGTCAAACTTGGTAAGCTTAATACATCAGGCAGTACGCCTGTAACTGATGCAACCGGCACGATTAATATTTATCAGGCAGCTCCATATCCGGAAGGCGTTGAAGAAGGAGAGACAGTGGATTTAACTGCCATGGTTGGCAGATATAATCAGACGATTCAGCTATACACCGGCACTGAAGAGAAAAATGGCTTTCCTGTCTATTATGTGAAAAATGACACCAAACCCCCGGTCATTACCTTAGGTACCTATATTGATGCCAGGCTGGACCAGGAATACCCCATATCCGTCCAGGTAAGGGATAATGTGGGCGTGTCCAGTGTGGAAGTCCTTTTCGGGCTCTCAGAGGATGCGCTGGGCAAGTCACTGTCCATGGCATTTAATCAGGATACCAACAATTATGAGGCTGTTATTCCGGCAGAAAATTTTGCTAAGGGTCAGCAGGCTTTATACATAAAATTCAAAGCAACAGATAAAACCGGTCTCAAAGCAGAGAGTGGGATTGTAACCATCCTTATCAATGACAAGCCCCAGGTACTGGCGGTCACTCCTGAAAGAAATAAAGCGACAGGAAATGTGAAAGCGCCTGAGATATCCGTCAAACTGACTAATATCGGAAATAACCCATCGGTAAGTCTCACTCTCAATAAGGCAGACGGCACTGCCATTTATACAGACCAGATTATGAATCTCAAAGAGACAGCCGCTGACAGTGCGACATATGCTTTCTCGTCCAAGGTACTGGAAGACGGCAATTACAACGCACAGGTGACTGTTATTCGGGAAGATAAGGTGTCTTATACCGAGAATTGGAAATTTACCATCGGCGAGTCTGCTTTTACCGCGTATTTCGGACAGCTTCATGGACACACCAACTATTCGGATGGTTCCGGGTCTGTTAAAGATGGTCTTAATTATCTTGCCAGTATACCGGAAGAGGACAATGTACAATTTGTATCCTTTACAGACCATTCCAACTATTTTGATACAAAGGATGCACCCAATCCCAAAGAGGCGCTTAATGACTCGTCTCTTATGACACCTGAGAGCAGGGCCATATGGGAGGAATACAGGGAGCAGACGAGATTATTTAACGAAACCAGTTCCAGAAAGGCGCTTTCCGGTTTCGAGATGACATGGTCCGGCGGTCCCGGCCACATCAATACATTTGGTTCATCAGGACTGGTCAGCCGTAACAATACCACGCTAAATGACAAGAAAAATGATGCAGGCATGAAGGCGTACTATGACATTTTAACCGCTGATCCGGATCCGTTGGCAAATCTTTCACAGTTTAACCATCCGGGCAAGACCTTTGGTACATTTTCAGATTTTGCATACTATACACCGGCAAGAGACGCTAAAATGGTCTTAGTAGAAGTAGGCAACGGCGAAGGCTCTATCGGTTCAGGCGGATACTTCCCAAGTTACAATGAATATACGAAAGCATTGGATAAGGGCTGGCATTTAGCGCCCGCCAATAATCAGGATAACCATAAAGGGCGCTGGGGCAATGCGAATACGGCCAGGACAGTCATACTCACAGATGATTTGTCAGAGACAGGGATTTTAAATGCGCTGAAAGACATGCATGTATACGCGACAGAAGATAAAAACATGAATATCATGTATACTTTGAACGATCAGCTTATGGGAAGTATCCTGGATGTGTCTGATGATGTGAAAACGCTGAATATTTCTGTAAGCGTAGATGATCCGGATCCTTCCGATGTCATCAAAAGTGTAGAAGTAGTGACAAATGGCGGCGCAATAGCAGGAAAAAAAGAAGGCACCGGAAATAGCGGAGAGTTCACATTTGAGCTTCCTGCGAAGAAAGGATATTATTACATACGTGTTACTCAGGCGGATAAAAATATCGCAGTAACGGCTCCTGTGTGGTATGGTTCCGCTGCAAAGGCAGGCATATCTTCCTTCACTTGTGATACAGAGGTGCCGGTGACAGGTGAGCCGGTGAAGTTTACAGTCACTGCTTTTAATAATGAAGAATCAGATGCCGTACTTACCGGGCTGACATTTAAAACCGGTGATAAGGTGCTTGCAAGCGAAGATTTAAACGTGAATTTGAAGTCATTTGGGACGCATACGGTAAACAAGGAGTTTATACTTGATAAGGTAGGAGCAAATGAAATCGAAGTCACTGCCCAAATGGAACTGGAAGGTGACAAAAAGACATTCAGCTTTACTCTGGAAATCGAAGTACGTGACAGTTCTAAGATGAAATATTTTGGAATAGATGCCAGTCATTATAATGAGTATGTGAATGGAAACTATAAGGACAGCATGGGGAATTTTACCGCCTTAGCGGGGGATTACAATATCAGGATGGTCACGCTTAATACAAGCGGGGAACTGATGGCTGCTTTAAAGGATGACAAATATGTCGGACTATTGTTAAATGCGCCTTCCAGACGCGATGGTACAAAGCTGCGGGAGGATTATAAGAACTATACAGAGGAAGAGCTTGAAGCTGTCAGGACCTTTGCCCAAAAGGGTGACAAGACGATTATGGTCTGTGCCTGGAGTGATACCTATGAGGCATATGATGGTTTCATAGGTGACAAATCCAAGGCAGAGGATCATATGTCTGCCCAGCAGAACAAGATTCTGGAAGCTCTTGGAAGTGCATTCCGTTTTGCAGATGATGAGTTACAGTGCACTTCCAGCAATGACGGCAGAGTGATCGGGATCCTGGGCAAGGATTATAATCAGCTGAACCCATATATGGCCGGAGTGGATGCTGGGCTTAAATTCAACACCTATGGAAATGCGGATATTTATGCAGTAGATGAAGGCGGAAATCCGGTCAGTGACAGCGCCATGCTTCCGACAGGAGCTGCAGCTCTGGTATACGCACCGGCAGATACGAAAAGCCTGGATAAAGACGGCGTAGGATTATCCGGAGATGCATTGACAAAATTAGATGGGAGTTTTGTATTGGCAGCTACTCAGGAACTCTATTTCAGCGACGGCGTATCGTCTACCCTCTATTTATCAGGCTGTTCGACTATGAGTGATTTCCAGCTGACATTTGACAGTGCGGCCACCAATGATTACAGCAACTATCAGATTATGGCGAATTTGTTGGATAAGACGAATCAATTGCAGATTACGCCTATTGAGGAAGTGCAGGCAGCCGGTGAGGGCGAGCGGTTTGTTATCGAAGGCATAGCTACATCCAATGCTTCCGGTTATGATAAAGATACTGCTTTCTTTGACAGTATCTATGTGCAGGATGAGACTGGCGGAATTAATCTTTTTCCTGTATCAGGAGATATAAGAGCAGGCCAGACCATCAGGGTATTTGGAAAAACTTCTTCTTATCAGGGAGAGAGACAGCTGGCAGTGGAGAAGCTTATGGTAATTGATACGGATATAAAGGAACTCCCAGAGCCTGTAAAAGAAACTACGAAAGAAGCATATGAGGGCAAAAACCTGGGCAGTCTGGTCACGGTAAGCGGCAGGGTTATTTCCATTGATGCGCCGAATAATCTGGTAGAAACGATTATGCTGCAGGATCAGTCCGGGAAACCCGCAAGAATATTTATCGACGGATATATCACTAAGGATAAGGTGATAAAGGGGCTGGAAACCGGCGCATATATGTCGGCAGCAGGTCTTTCATCCAGGACTGTTATAGGTGACTCTGAGGATTCTGTGGCTCGTATACGAATTCGTGACAGAGACGATGTGAAGCTTGCAGAAGAACCAGAGATTCCCGAGAAGCCGGAAATTCCTGAGAAGCCGGAAATTCCTGAAAAACCAGAAATTCCTGAAAAACCGGATATTCCGGAAAACCCGGACCGCCCCAGCAGCTCAGACAGAGAGGAAGATTCCGGCACGGATACAAAGTCCCATTTATCCAATTCCAGTGTAGAATGGAAACAGAATGCCAGAGGCTGGCAGGCTGTTAAGAAAGATGGAACCTATGCGAAAAATGAATGGTATCAGTGTTCCTATCATGGTCAGGTGTCGTGGTACCGTTTTGATGCAGATGGTTACATGATTTCAGGCTGGTATTTAGACGAGGATGGCAGCTGGTACTACATGAGCGAAAATCATGATGGTACATACGGGGCCATGGTTATGGGCTGGAGATGGATTAACGGAAAATGTTACTACTTGAATCCGGATATCCAGGCAGCGCAGTACAAATATGGCGCTATGCTTAAGAGTACCATCACCCCAGACGGTTACGCTGTCAACGCAAATGGAGAGTGGATCGTGGATGGAGTAGTGCAAATTAAGTAA
- a CDS encoding BadF/BadG/BcrA/BcrD ATPase family protein: MKELFVIGMDGGGTATAVMVTGLHGDLIGKFRLGPLNINGQSREAAEGTLKELKRELEKSGLNMSDCKGICIGAAGISNRDTAKLLTRNLKEQGLKGVIRLVGDHETALAGALEEPAGIILIAGTGSICYGINESGARFRAGGYGHIIDDAGSAYAIGRDILKSVVRAADGRQGETLLKEKTFQFLKIDSVEDLITWLYQPGRSKKEIAALAPLLEEGVRERDQASMEILEQCGEELSELAGAVLTHFNSPVSLVVSGSVLMKNNDIYRLFCEKAKKRFPFLEIMKMRGEAAQGAIRIILRETAERNGYETVPGN; the protein is encoded by the coding sequence TTGAAAGAACTATTTGTAATAGGAATGGATGGGGGCGGTACCGCCACTGCCGTAATGGTGACCGGACTTCACGGTGATCTGATAGGAAAATTCCGGTTAGGGCCTTTAAATATCAATGGACAGTCCCGGGAAGCGGCAGAAGGCACTTTGAAAGAGTTAAAAAGAGAACTGGAAAAGTCAGGCCTGAATATGAGTGACTGCAAAGGGATCTGTATTGGCGCTGCCGGAATCAGCAACCGGGATACAGCAAAGCTTCTGACCCGGAATTTAAAAGAACAGGGGCTAAAGGGCGTGATCCGGCTGGTGGGAGACCATGAAACTGCTTTGGCAGGAGCCCTGGAGGAACCTGCCGGCATCATTCTCATTGCAGGGACCGGCTCCATCTGTTACGGGATCAATGAGTCGGGAGCCAGGTTTAGGGCCGGCGGCTACGGCCACATCATCGACGACGCCGGAAGTGCTTATGCCATTGGAAGGGATATTTTAAAATCAGTGGTCAGAGCAGCGGATGGCAGACAGGGGGAGACCTTATTAAAGGAAAAAACATTTCAATTCCTTAAGATAGATTCTGTGGAGGATTTGATCACCTGGCTGTATCAGCCCGGGAGAAGCAAAAAAGAGATCGCTGCCCTGGCTCCTTTGCTGGAAGAAGGAGTAAGGGAAAGGGATCAGGCTTCCATGGAAATTTTGGAGCAATGCGGGGAGGAACTGTCGGAGCTGGCCGGAGCCGTACTGACTCATTTTAACTCTCCGGTCTCCCTGGTGGTGAGCGGAAGCGTATTGATGAAAAATAACGATATATACCGCCTGTTTTGTGAAAAGGCGAAAAAACGATTTCCTTTTTTGGAAATCATGAAAATGAGAGGGGAAGCTGCCCAGGGGGCCATCAGGATCATATTACGGGAGACAGCAGAAAGGAACGGATATGAAACAGTACCTGGCAATTGA
- a CDS encoding ABC transporter substrate-binding protein, producing the protein MKKRKLSLLLTAALIAGTLAGCGNTSKGTVAQQSNGKDIVKALLPPVSASYQDKLVEYAKEFNEANPDIELQITTASWEDITEKLDVQVNAGSPPDIAFIGSTGVTKYLDTEMLVDISQDADQTMIDDYNKDILNYFKNGDGLYGFPAYVEVQAIGGNKAMLEEAGIDWQSVQKNGWTYEEFREAIKKGVVKNGDTYSRYGFVFACSGVAAKDYFSIFVKNAGMPAAFNKDLKYTYTSSQMVPFLKDIRALIDDGSMPKELSSVDAGKRWNMFLTGQTMITGKGLSVFEKSASDNNKKLAAKDGSAVEGSQEVEYIILPVPTFQGNKQQAQGAVDGYVCFRGKDEPNPDHLKNVAKAAYFLSSGKRAAETCQELYISPVCKSGEEAFASLTPIEGKNVNNTEAVKNLASQVAEARPDIPADLGAKAIKIEEEVILPKFQGLLAGEITPEQMHEAIKKAAVEAFGEDGCVMD; encoded by the coding sequence ATGAAAAAAAGAAAATTATCCCTACTGCTGACAGCAGCCCTCATCGCCGGCACACTGGCAGGCTGCGGAAATACCTCAAAGGGCACGGTGGCGCAGCAAAGCAATGGAAAAGACATTGTTAAGGCATTGCTGCCGCCTGTTTCCGCATCCTATCAGGATAAACTGGTGGAATATGCAAAGGAATTCAACGAAGCCAATCCTGATATAGAGCTGCAGATCACAACGGCAAGCTGGGAAGACATTACGGAAAAACTGGATGTCCAGGTAAACGCAGGATCTCCGCCTGATATCGCATTTATCGGCTCGACCGGGGTCACCAAATATCTGGACACGGAAATGCTGGTGGATATTTCACAAGATGCTGACCAGACCATGATAGATGATTATAACAAGGACATTTTAAACTATTTTAAAAACGGAGACGGTCTGTATGGATTTCCAGCCTATGTGGAGGTGCAGGCGATCGGCGGAAACAAGGCTATGCTGGAGGAAGCGGGAATCGACTGGCAGAGCGTGCAGAAAAACGGCTGGACCTATGAAGAATTCCGGGAAGCCATTAAAAAAGGCGTTGTAAAGAACGGGGATACTTATTCCCGGTACGGCTTTGTTTTTGCCTGCTCAGGCGTAGCGGCTAAGGACTATTTTTCAATTTTTGTAAAAAATGCAGGAATGCCTGCCGCATTTAATAAGGATTTGAAATATACATACACCAGCAGCCAGATGGTCCCGTTTTTAAAAGATATCAGAGCCTTGATCGACGATGGCTCCATGCCGAAGGAATTAAGTTCCGTTGATGCGGGGAAACGGTGGAACATGTTCCTGACCGGTCAGACCATGATCACCGGCAAGGGACTGTCGGTCTTTGAAAAATCTGCTTCCGATAATAATAAAAAGCTGGCTGCAAAAGACGGCAGTGCAGTAGAAGGAAGCCAGGAAGTGGAATACATCATATTGCCGGTTCCCACATTCCAGGGAAATAAACAGCAGGCCCAGGGAGCCGTAGATGGATATGTGTGCTTCCGCGGCAAGGATGAACCAAATCCGGATCATTTAAAGAACGTGGCAAAGGCAGCTTATTTCCTGTCAAGCGGAAAAAGAGCGGCAGAGACCTGCCAGGAGCTTTACATCAGTCCCGTTTGCAAGTCAGGGGAGGAAGCATTTGCTTCTCTTACCCCGATTGAAGGTAAAAATGTGAATAATACAGAAGCAGTTAAGAATCTTGCCTCCCAGGTGGCGGAAGCCAGACCTGACATCCCGGCTGATTTAGGGGCAAAGGCCATAAAGATTGAGGAAGAGGTTATTCTGCCCAAATTCCAGGGATTGTTAGCAGGAGAAATTACTCCGGAGCAGATGCACGAAGCCATTAAAAAGGCTGCAGTGGAGGCGTTTGGCGAGGATGGCTGTGTCATGGATTAA
- a CDS encoding carbohydrate ABC transporter permease: MGLFRQYGNDQKYKLVLRNSVMAAFLLLLGILTLFPIYYMIISSFGAPNEAGAASYSLVPKYLTLASYKFFFGFSKSSFRWIVNSMIVAGAVTLSNVVFAGMAGYAFAKIRFPGSKVLFFLLLFSMMVPYQVTQVPLYILVANVLKLTDTYTALIVPSLVTCYNVFMAKQFFSSLPTSILEAARTEGCNQFQILIKIVMPISKTILSVMAIMTFMGSWNTFFWPFLICNNEEMQTIQVGLKNFSFANTTYFSPMMAGATISALPMFILFFTLQKYFLEGVTVGAVKG, encoded by the coding sequence ATGGGTTTATTCAGACAATATGGAAACGATCAAAAATACAAATTAGTGTTAAGAAACAGTGTAATGGCAGCTTTCCTGCTTCTCCTGGGGATACTGACTCTGTTTCCGATTTATTACATGATCATCTCTTCCTTTGGAGCGCCAAATGAGGCAGGGGCAGCCAGTTATTCTCTGGTCCCCAAATATTTAACATTGGCTTCCTATAAATTCTTTTTTGGATTCAGCAAAAGCTCGTTCCGATGGATCGTAAATTCCATGATCGTTGCGGGGGCTGTCACATTAAGCAATGTGGTCTTTGCCGGAATGGCAGGATATGCATTTGCAAAAATCAGGTTTCCGGGCAGTAAAGTATTATTTTTTCTTCTGCTGTTTTCCATGATGGTGCCCTATCAGGTCACCCAGGTTCCGTTGTACATACTGGTGGCCAATGTGCTGAAGCTGACAGATACTTATACCGCATTGATCGTGCCGTCTCTGGTTACCTGCTACAATGTGTTTATGGCGAAACAGTTTTTTTCTTCTCTTCCTACCTCCATACTGGAAGCGGCAAGAACAGAAGGCTGCAATCAGTTTCAGATCCTGATAAAAATAGTCATGCCGATTTCAAAGACAATTCTATCCGTTATGGCGATCATGACCTTTATGGGCAGCTGGAATACGTTTTTCTGGCCGTTTCTCATCTGCAACAACGAGGAGATGCAGACCATACAGGTTGGGCTTAAGAATTTCAGTTTTGCAAACACCACTTATTTCTCACCCATGATGGCGGGGGCAACCATCTCGGCATTGCCCATGTTCATCCTGTTCTTTACCTTGCAGAAATATTTTCTGGAAGGAGTAACGGTTGGTGCAGTGAAGGGATAA
- the murQ gene encoding N-acetylmuramic acid 6-phosphate etherase, giving the protein MIDLSNMVTETRNPKTMNLDEMLPLDLIRIMNEEDEKVIEAVKTQMEKIARIVEWCTESLGGNGRLIYMGAGTSGRLGLLDAAECPPTFGVEPGKVIGLIAGGEGAFIKAVEGAEDSEALGEEDLRNIHLTADDVVVGIAASGRTPYVLGGLRYAGKTGCRTAAIVCNTGSILAKEAEVAVELVVGPEILTGSTRLKAGTAEKMVCNMISTASMVGIGKAYQNLMVDVVQTNTKLIKRAENIVMEATGCRRRDAQEALTSSDGHAKTAIVSILSGCRTQEAREKLVKARGHVRYAIEHI; this is encoded by the coding sequence ATGATTGATCTGTCTAATATGGTCACGGAAACCAGAAATCCTAAAACCATGAATCTGGATGAAATGCTTCCTCTGGATTTGATCCGTATTATGAATGAAGAAGATGAAAAGGTGATTGAAGCAGTAAAAACCCAGATGGAGAAAATCGCCCGGATAGTGGAATGGTGCACGGAAAGTCTTGGAGGAAACGGCCGGCTGATCTATATGGGAGCAGGCACAAGCGGAAGGCTGGGACTTTTAGATGCGGCGGAATGTCCTCCCACATTTGGAGTGGAACCGGGAAAAGTGATCGGGCTGATTGCCGGCGGAGAGGGTGCATTTATAAAGGCAGTGGAAGGCGCGGAAGACAGTGAAGCCCTTGGAGAGGAAGATTTAAGAAACATTCACCTTACAGCAGATGACGTGGTGGTCGGCATTGCCGCAAGCGGCAGAACGCCTTATGTATTAGGCGGGCTGCGGTATGCGGGAAAAACCGGATGCAGGACGGCTGCCATTGTATGCAACACCGGTTCCATACTGGCAAAAGAAGCGGAGGTCGCCGTTGAACTGGTGGTTGGTCCGGAAATATTGACCGGCTCTACCAGGTTAAAGGCCGGTACGGCGGAAAAAATGGTCTGTAATATGATATCCACTGCAAGTATGGTGGGAATAGGCAAAGCATATCAGAACCTGATGGTGGATGTGGTACAGACAAATACAAAACTGATAAAAAGGGCGGAAAACATCGTCATGGAAGCCACGGGCTGCAGGCGGAGGGATGCGCAGGAGGCGCTGACATCTTCAGACGGCCATGCAAAGACAGCGATTGTATCCATATTATCGGGATGCAGGACCCAGGAAGCACGGGAGAAGTTGGTAAAGGCACGTGGACATGTGCGTTATGCCATAGAGCATATATAA
- a CDS encoding carbohydrate ABC transporter permease, which produces MSMQTARKRKRLNNDVKWGYVFVFVPIVSFIIFTLYPVVQAAIVSFQSYKPLKTEFVGFANYSNTLKNGLFFKSIWNTVVYTAVTVPISISVAFIISILLVPFKKRSQSFFKAVFYLPGIASGVALSFVWKWIFDPLPSGLLNSVIRTFGIQNQNWLGSSQTAMLSLIIMTIFSGLGSTVIIYVAALLGIDPTYYEVANIDGATFLQRIRYVVWPMVKPTTVFLAITGVINAFQAFQTAYLMTGGGPDNATTMVGLLIFNNAFKYFNYGEACAQALLLAGIIAVFAVFQFKVMAADVEY; this is translated from the coding sequence ATGAGTATGCAGACAGCAAGAAAAAGAAAGCGCTTGAACAATGATGTCAAATGGGGGTATGTTTTCGTATTCGTGCCCATTGTGTCATTTATTATCTTCACATTATATCCGGTTGTACAGGCGGCGATTGTAAGTTTTCAATCCTATAAGCCCTTAAAAACAGAGTTTGTGGGATTTGCCAATTACAGTAACACACTAAAAAACGGACTTTTCTTCAAATCCATCTGGAACACGGTGGTGTATACGGCCGTAACGGTGCCTATCTCCATCTCAGTGGCGTTCATCATCTCCATTCTGTTGGTTCCTTTTAAGAAAAGAAGCCAGTCATTTTTTAAAGCGGTATTTTATTTACCTGGAATTGCATCGGGAGTTGCTCTCTCCTTTGTGTGGAAGTGGATATTTGATCCTCTGCCAAGCGGTCTGTTAAATTCGGTGATCCGGACCTTTGGGATCCAGAATCAGAACTGGCTGGGCAGCTCTCAAACGGCCATGCTGTCCTTAATCATCATGACAATATTCTCAGGCTTAGGATCTACCGTGATTATTTATGTGGCCGCATTGCTTGGAATCGATCCCACCTATTATGAGGTAGCCAATATTGACGGAGCAACCTTTCTCCAGAGGATCAGATACGTTGTATGGCCTATGGTAAAGCCCACCACGGTCTTTCTGGCCATAACCGGAGTGATCAATGCATTTCAGGCCTTTCAGACGGCGTATTTAATGACAGGAGGCGGGCCGGATAATGCCACAACAATGGTTGGATTGCTGATTTTTAACAATGCTTTCAAATATTTTAACTATGGGGAGGCATGTGCACAGGCATTATTATTAGCGGGAATTATTGCGGTCTTTGCGGTCTTCCAGTTTAAGGTAATGGCTGCTGACGTAGAGTACTAG